A single Stutzerimonas stutzeri DNA region contains:
- a CDS encoding MFS transporter — protein MPGSPATLLHPTPVRIAYACVAVLVGITGGLGNALFIANLPSIQGDLGLTPSQAAWLPAAYFMVNVSANLLMIKFRQQYGLRRFAEIGLTLYALLSIAHVFVEGMGMAIFVRAASGLAAATTSSLGLFYMLQAFRKADLPKGVIIGFGISQLGTPLAWLMSPALLEMGEWHRLYLFESGLALCSLAAVVVLKLPLGERIKVFEPLDFVTFALLAPALALTAAVLAQGRILWWTEQPWLAYALIAALLLTCAAFMIEHHRRNPLLHTRWLGTAEMLRFAFGALALRLLLSEQTYGAVGLLQTLGMGTEQLQPLYAVILLGLTMGIAGSALTFSPATALAQILLSIVLIAVASFLDIEATSLTRPHDMFLSQGLLAFASGMFLGPLLITGIGKALRNGPNYLVSFIVLFTMTQSLGGLAAPALFGTYQVLREKHHSSYLTEQVIPGDPRVARRMQAQDQTLAPRQSDPQLRQAQSAAQLGQAATREANVLAFNDVFRLVGLLAIGVFGWTLYHTLRIARQNRNVSPP, from the coding sequence ATGCCGGGTTCGCCAGCGACCCTGCTGCACCCGACGCCGGTGCGCATCGCCTACGCCTGCGTTGCGGTGCTGGTCGGCATCACTGGCGGGCTCGGCAACGCGCTGTTCATTGCCAATCTGCCGAGCATCCAGGGCGACCTCGGCCTGACGCCGTCGCAGGCGGCATGGCTGCCGGCGGCCTATTTCATGGTCAACGTGTCGGCCAATCTGCTGATGATCAAGTTTCGCCAGCAGTACGGCCTGCGCCGCTTCGCCGAGATCGGCCTGACGCTGTACGCGCTGCTGAGCATCGCGCACGTTTTTGTCGAGGGCATGGGCATGGCCATCTTCGTGCGCGCCGCCAGCGGGCTGGCCGCCGCCACTACGTCGTCCCTGGGCCTTTTCTATATGCTGCAGGCCTTTCGCAAGGCAGACCTGCCGAAGGGCGTGATCATCGGCTTCGGCATCTCGCAATTGGGCACACCCTTGGCGTGGCTGATGTCGCCAGCGCTGCTGGAAATGGGCGAGTGGCACAGGCTGTATCTGTTCGAAAGCGGCCTGGCGCTTTGCTCGCTGGCCGCGGTGGTCGTGCTCAAGCTGCCGCTGGGCGAGCGCATCAAGGTCTTCGAACCCTTGGATTTCGTCACCTTCGCCCTGCTCGCCCCCGCCTTGGCGCTGACCGCAGCGGTGCTGGCCCAGGGCCGCATCCTCTGGTGGACCGAGCAGCCCTGGCTGGCTTATGCCTTGATCGCGGCGCTGTTGCTCACGTGCGCCGCCTTCATGATCGAGCATCACCGACGCAATCCCCTGCTGCACACGCGCTGGCTGGGCACCGCCGAAATGCTGCGTTTTGCCTTTGGCGCGCTGGCACTGCGCCTGTTGCTCTCGGAGCAGACCTACGGCGCGGTCGGCCTGCTGCAGACGCTGGGCATGGGGACCGAGCAGCTACAACCGCTGTACGCTGTCATTCTGTTGGGTCTGACGATGGGCATTGCCGGCAGTGCGCTGACATTCAGCCCAGCCACCGCGCTCGCGCAAATACTGCTGTCGATCGTGCTGATAGCCGTGGCCAGCTTCCTCGACATCGAGGCGACCAGCCTCACTCGCCCTCACGACATGTTTCTCAGCCAGGGCCTGCTGGCCTTTGCCAGCGGAATGTTCCTCGGTCCGCTGCTGATCACCGGCATCGGCAAGGCGCTGCGCAACGGCCCCAATTATCTGGTCAGCTTCATCGTGCTGTTCACCATGACCCAGAGTCTCGGCGGGCTGGCGGCGCCGGCGCTGTTCGGCACCTATCAGGTGTTGCGCGAGAAACACCATTCCAGTTACCTCACCGAACAAGTGATCCCTGGCGATCCGCGCGTCGCCCGACGCATGCAGGCGCAGGATCAGACGCTGGCACCGCGCCAGAGCGACCCGCAGTTACGCCAGGCGCAGAGCGCGGCGCAGCTGG